The DNA sequence ACCTCCATCTTGCCCGTAGTGCGCCAAAGGTCATCCTTCAAAACGCAAGTTAGTAACGTCttacctcctcttcccgaGCTTCATTAATGGAGAATGTAGAATATGACAAATTGGATCCCTCAATAAGAACAAAAGATTACCACCATCGTGAAGCTGCTGCTAGCCTGAATGCCGCTACTGAAGCTTTGAGAGCCTCTGGAGGTagtcaagaagatgaaccTGTCAGCTTGACTATGGGGAAAGGTATGTACCCATTATCTCTCTCAGTGATCATAATTATAACAGCGGCCTAGTCATCCATTACCTTGCAACTGGGCAACCAGGGCTTGCACACCCACTTGTCGAAAGACTTCTTCAGCGTCAACCCAACAACCTCATGGCCCTCACCGCTCAAGCCCGTCTTCAATTTGCCCGACGATCACATCTTCAAGCACTCCAGACATACCAAAAACTCCTTACTCTCGCTCCCGAAATGTCTCCTGATCCCAGAATCGGTCTCGGCTTGTGTTTCTGGCAACTTGGGGATCGCGCCAAGGCAAGGACGGCGTGGGAACGTGCTCTCGAGCGTGAGCCTGGATCTTGGGTGTGTTTGTTGCTCCTCGGTTTGGCGTCTCTCAACGATGCTCGCCAACCTTCTATCCCTCGCACGGAACGACTCAAACTTGAAACTGAAGGTGTAGGCTTTGTCCAGAAAGCATTCAAACTCAATAACAAGTCGTCTGCATCTGCACTTGCGCTCGCGAGTGTATCTGGTCAGGGTGGACAAAGCCAGCTTCCTCTTGCGAGCAAGCTTGCCGAACGTGCGGTCCAGTATGCGGATAATAAGCGTCATGCTGTTCTTGCCAATTCtgagagagggagattAGGTTTCATGGCTGGAGATCTCGCCGATGCTGGAACATATATTGCCGCcgtgaagaaggaagaccCCAACGCTGTCAACATTATTGCCGAGTTGACACTTGGCCAGATGGCTATCAAAAGTGGCAATTTGCGAGAAGCTCTTAATTACATTGAGCAAACAGCCAAGAGGTTGAACGGCCAAGGTCCCCTTGAGTATACCGTGCTGCATGCTTGTCTGCTTGCTTATCCTCACCCGGGTATGTCACACGATGAAGTCGTCCGCAATAGGACTCTAGCCCGAAACATGTTAACCGAGGTACACAACTTGGTGGCCTCTGCCGAGACGGAAGCAGACTGGGCAAAGTTGAGAGGTGTCGGTTCCGATGCCGATGTTTTTGTGGATCTCGCAAAGTTGTGGCAGGGAGAGAATGTGGAAAAGGCTATCGGAGCCTACCAAACTGCATTGTCCATTATCACCGACAACGATCTCGATTCTGCTCAGGAGCCCGGTCTTGATCCTCCCAGTTTCACTGCACTCCGATTATCCGATAATCTAGGCGCACTTTACCACCTTGAAGGCAACGTCGAAACTGCTGAGAGGATGTATCAAGAAGCTCTACAGAAAATTGCCACtcaagaaggcaaggaagcAGAGACCCTCAAGACTGTGTTGGCGTACAACCTCGGTAGGGCGTACGAGGAAGGAGGCGACCACGCTAAAGCTGCTCAATGGTACCGTGACGTGTTACGTCAACATCCCGAACACGTCGAGTCCAAGGTGCGCTTAGCCCTTATCGCCACTTCTGCCGGTCGACACTTTGACGCTCACACTCTACTAAAAGAGTGCCTCCAATCTGACGAGAacaatctcatcctccgtTCAGTCTACACCAACTTCCTCATTACTATTGGTTCTTACCGAGAAGCTTTTGCGTTCACTACACAAACCCTTAAGGTCGATAAGTCCGATGCATGGACGTTTTGTGCGCTCGGCTGGCTGCATTTCACCCTTGGTCGAGAAGCCAAAAGCCCACAGGAGCTCGCGGAGCGTCCAAAGCAGTATCTCCGTTCTGCCGAAGCTTATGAGCGAGCACTCATCATCGATCCCAAATGTGCCATGGCCGCGCAAGGTTTGGCTATCGCGTTGGTAGAGGATAGTCTTGCGTTACGGGGTACGAACTATGGTGCGGAGGAGGGTAAAGTTCGAGCGAGATTGGCGGGTCAGACGTTGGGTATCTTTGGAAGGATCAAGGATTCCTTGGCGGAAGGTGCGGTTAACGTTAACCTTGGTCATTGTTATTTTATacgaggtgaagaagaaaaagctATTGAATCGGTAAGTTTCTGCTTGATCATGGTCGGCGAGAGTACAGGTGCTAATTCAAGGAATAGTATATGACCGCTTCCAACGCCTttgatgagaaagatgtCAATGTTTTGTTATATCTCGCTAGGGCTTGGTACGCGCTTGCCAACCGAGAAAGTAATTTCTCAGCTATGAACAAGGCTTTGGACTACTGTCAAAAGGTGAGTAATAAGGTTTCTTCTCAGTAGTGTGAACCAACTGATCCCGCTTTCAGGCCATGCATATCCACCCCGCCGATCGCGCCATTCTTTACAACATTGCCATGATCCAGCAAAAAGCCGCTGAaatgctcttctccctcgaTTGTTCCAAGCGTACCCTCGAGGAACTTACCATCGCCCTCAAACAAGCTCAGCAAGCCGTGGACACTTTCCGCTCCCTTGCGGACGACAGGTCCGGGTCTTTACCATACGACGCCGAGCTCGCAGACCAGCGAGCGAGATATGGTGAAGGTCTGCTTAGAAGGGCGGCGGGTGAAATGACTAAGCAGGAGGCTTACCAAGGCGAGGCACTTGCACGtgtggaagaggcgagAAGGTTACGTGCCGAGGAGCAAGCGAGGATCCaggcggcggaggaggcTCGTCAAGCCGAATTAAGAATCAAAGCCGAGGAAATTGCTGAGCAACGACGTAAAGCCCGAGAAGAAGCGCAGGCGTGGCaggaagagttggcagCCAGGcaggcagaggaggaagccAGGCGAGCGGCTATCgtggagaaaaggaaaaggaggaaggaaggtaTTGCCGATAGtggtgaggatggtgaaggcgaaggtcgaaagagggagaagaaaccgaggaagaagaagacaaaggaagggaagaagggtaggAAGGTAAGGAGCAAGAGTGAAGTTGGCACGaccgatgaagaagaggaagcgagAGAGACGggcgacgatgaggatgaggagacTAGTCGGGCAAGGAAGGCCAAGTCTACACTGGCTATGCTCAAGGCAAAGAGAAAGGCCAGGAGGGCGGAccctgatgatgatgaggaagaggatgaagatgaagttAACCAAGGACAAGCAAAGAGGGGAAAACAATTGTGAGTCTAAACATTGATAGATGCCGTCGAGAATGGGCTAACGCAGTATGATAGTAAATCCAAAGCATACATCTCTGACTCTGACGACGAGAATGACGAAGCACCCGTTTCAGCCTCGAGGCCGGGAAGTGAGgaacctcttcatcaaaaggatgatgagagagaaCAGTCAGAAGCCCACACTCCTGCAAAGAGCCAAAATGATGAGGACTCTGGGATGGATGTGGATCAGAATGggaatgatgaggatgaggacgaaTAGTTTTTTTGGAAACAATTCACTATGCACCAGATagccttcttgatcttgttTAC is a window from the Cryptococcus neoformans var. neoformans JEC21 chromosome 2 sequence genome containing:
- a CDS encoding Pol II transcription elongation factor, putative, producing the protein MSNPARVILLVGKGGVQTDVDLDSLAQDEVADIIPVMLADYESECRDWTLIASEHWREGRWNRVMDLLERAVSFFNGERGRRRDSASLINIHSMLAHLHLHLARSAPKVILQNAKYDKLDPSIRTKDYHHREAAASLNAATEALRASGGSQEDEPVSLTMGKVIHYLATGQPGLAHPLVERLLQRQPNNLMALTAQARLQFARRSHLQALQTYQKLLTLAPEMSPDPRIGLGLCFWQLGDRAKARTAWERALEREPGSWVCLLLLGLASLNDARQPSIPRTERLKLETEGVGFVQKAFKLNNKSSASALALASVSGQGGQSQLPLASKLAERAVQYADNKRHAVLANSERGRLGFMAGDLADAGTYIAAVKKEDPNAVNIIAELTLGQMAIKSGNLREALNYIEQTAKRLNGQGPLEYTVLHACLLAYPHPGMSHDEVVRNRTLARNMLTEVHNLVASAETEADWAKLRGVGSDADVFVDLAKLWQGENVEKAIGAYQTALSIITDNDLDSAQEPGLDPPSFTALRLSDNLGALYHLEGNVETAERMYQEALQKIATQEGKEAETLKTVLAYNLGRAYEEGGDHAKAAQWYRDVLRQHPEHVESKVRLALIATSAGRHFDAHTLLKECLQSDENNLILRSVYTNFLITIGSYREAFAFTTQTLKVDKSDAWTFCALGWLHFTLGREAKSPQELAERPKQYLRSAEAYERALIIDPKCAMAAQGLAIALVEDSLALRGTNYGAEEGKVRARLAGQTLGIFGRIKDSLAEGAVNVNLGHCYFIRGEEEKAIESYMTASNAFDEKDVNVLLYLARAWYALANRESNFSAMNKALDYCQKAMHIHPADRAILYNIAMIQQKAAEMLFSLDCSKRTLEELTIALKQAQQAVDTFRSLADDRSGSLPYDAELADQRARYGEGLLRRAAGEMTKQEAYQGEALARVEEARRLRAEEQARIQAAEEARQAELRIKAEEIAEQRRKAREEAQAWQEELAARQAEEEARRAAIVEKRKRRKEGIADSGEDGEGEGRKREKKPRKKKTKEGKKGRKVRSKSEVGTTDEEEEARETGDDEDEETSRARKAKSTLAMLKAKRKARRADPDDDEEEDEDEVNQGQAKRGKQFKSKAYISDSDDENDEAPVSASRPGSEEPLHQKDDEREQSEAHTPAKSQNDEDSGMDVDQNGNDEDEDE